The following coding sequences lie in one Cannabis sativa cultivar Pink pepper isolate KNU-18-1 chromosome 5, ASM2916894v1, whole genome shotgun sequence genomic window:
- the LOC115718126 gene encoding uncharacterized protein LOC115718126 isoform X3, whose product MEVESPPNFSVDQSDDEELSVSELICNLRSAFRISEFDRVEEILINRENKMKKQITQLESEIIQFDLEVKRLRIVSSESRISRENYEIMRERVKVAEEGMKLAKEKARELGEKVKETEGKFMKAEGGMKLAELKARELGEKVLETEGKVIEAEEGRKLAEEKAREAGDKVREAEKRVMKALEETKLAEEKARELCEKVLETEEKVIKAEEGRKLAEEKAREAGDKVKQAEERVMKAEKETKWAEEKARELCGKVREKEGKVIKAEEGTKLAKEKAREAVEQVREAEKRVMKALEETKLAEEKARKLNEKVLEMEEKVMKAQEGMKLAEEKAREAGDKVREVEERVMKAEEGMKLAEEKVREAGEKVRETEEKVIKAEEGMKLSEEKAREAGEKVREAEGRVMKAEVETKLARENAKKTEEMLERLLKNLKMAEAKAKEAGERVRETEEKVMKAEEGMKFAEEKTKITEEMLIDLKKIKREKVDEIAQLKEKNKVLESGKSRAENDTEVWKNFFEELEKRVTLLETYTENVSKMESLATKVTARDSTESNKENGEKGTSKIDGFAVVSGSDDLPSSPTCPMNQGFPTYVANFTLNNPIGPSHQRRGFNT is encoded by the exons ATGGAGGTTGAGTCTCCGCCTAATTTTAGTGTGGACCAAAGTGATGACGAAGAACTGAGCGTTTCTGAGCTCATTTGTAATCTCAGATCGGCATTCAGGATCTCTGAGTTTGACCGGGTTGAGGAGATTCTGATCAATAGAGAAAACAAGATGAAGAAACAAATCACTCAGTTGGAGTCTGAGATTATCCAATTTGATCTTGAGGTCAAGAGGCTGAGGATAGTGAGTAGTGAGAGTAGAATTTCAAGAGAGAATTATGAGATCATGAGGGAGAGAGTGAAGGTGGCTGAAGAGGGAATGAAATTGGCTAAGGAGAAAGCAAGAGAGCTTGGTGAAAAAGTAAAAGAGACAGAGGGAAAGTTTATGAAAGCTGAAGGGGGAATGAAATTGGCTGAGTTGAAAGCAAGAGAGCTTGGTGAAAAGGTATTAGAGACAGAGGGAAAGGTTATAGAAGCTGAGGAGGGAAGGAAATTGGCCGAGGAGAAAGCAAGAGAAGCCGGTGACAAAGTTAGAGAGGCGGAAAAAAGAGTTATGAAAGCTCTGGAGGAAACTAAATTGGCTGAGGAGAAAGCAAGAGAGCTTTGTGAAAAAGTATTGGAGACAGAGGAAAAGGTTATAAAGGCTGAGGAGGGAAGGAAATTGGCTGAGGAGAAAGCAAGAGAAGCTGGTGACAAAGTTAAACAGGCTGAGGAAAGAGTTATGAAAGCTGAGAAAGAAACTAAATGGGCTGAGGAGAAAGCAAGAGAGCTTTGTGGAAAAGTAAGAGAGAAAGAGGGAAAGGTTATAAAAGCTGAGGAGGGAACGAAATTGGCTAAGGAGAAAGCAAGAGAAGCTGTTGAACAGGTTAGAGAGGCGGAAAAAAGAGTTATGAAAGCTCTGGAGGAAACTAAGTTGGCTGAGGAGAAAGCAAGAAAGCTTAATGAAAAAGTATTAGAGATGGAGGAAAAGGTTATGAAAGCACAGGAGGGAATGAAATTGGCTGAGGAGAAAGCCAGAGAAGCTGGTGACAAAGTTAGAGAGGTTGAGGAAAGAGTTATGAAAGCTGAGGAGGGAATGAAGTTGGCTGAGGAGAAAGTAAGAGAAGCTGGTGAAAAAGTAAGAGAGACAGAGGAAAAAGTTATAAAAGCTGAAGAGGGAATGAAATTGTCTGAGGAGAAAGCAAGAGAAGCTGGTGAAAAAGTGAGGGAGGCTGAGGGAAGAGTTATGAAAGCTGAGGTGGAAACTAAATTGGCTAGGGAGAATGCTAAAAAAACAGAAGAAATGTTAGAACGGTTGCTGAAAAATTTGAAGATGGCTGAAGCGAAAGCAAAAGAAGCTGGTGAAAGAGTAAGAGAGACAGAGGAAAAGGTTATGAAAGCTGAAGAGGGAATGAAATTTGCTGAGGAGAAAACTAAAATAACAGAAGAAATGTTGATAGATTTGAAGAagattaagagagaaaaagtggATGAGATTGCTCAGCTCAAGGAGAAGAACAAGGTTTTAGAGTCTGGGAAAAGTAGAGCTGAGAATGATACTGAAGTTTGGAAGAATTTTTTTGAAGAATTGGAGAAAAGGGTCACCTTGCTAGAAACTTATACAGAAAATGTTTCAAAAATGGAATCTCTGGCTACAAAGGTAACAGCCAGAGATTCCACTGAGTCTAACAAGGAAAATGGGGAGAAGGGTACAAGTAAAATTGATGGATTTGCTGTTGTTTCGGGTTCTGATGATCTTCCTTCATCTCCAACTTGTCCAATGAACCAAGGTTTTCCAA CTTATGTCGCGAATTTCACTTTAAACAATCCAATTGGGCCAAGTCATCAACGTAGAGGTTTTAACACCTGA
- the LOC115718126 gene encoding uncharacterized protein LOC115718126 isoform X2, which translates to MEVESPPNFSVDQSDDEELSVSELICNLRSAFRISEFDRVEEILINRENKMKKQITQLESEIIQFDLEVKRLRIVSSESRISRENYEIMRERVKVAEEGMKLAKEKARELGEKVKETEGKFMKAEGGMKLAELKARELGEKVLETEGKVIEAEEGRKLAEEKAREAGDKVREAEKRVMKALEETKLAEEKARELCEKVLETEEKVIKAEEGRKLAEEKAREAGDKVKQAEERVMKAEKETKWAEEKARELCGKVREKEGKVIKAEEGTKLAKEKAREAVEQVREAEKRVMKALEETKLAEEKARKLNEKVLEMEEKVMKAQEGMKLAEEKAREAGDKVREVEERVMKAEEGMKLAEEKVREAGEKVRETEEKVIKAEEGMKLSEEKAREAGEKVREAEGRVMKAEVETKLARENAKKTEEMLERLLKNLKMAEAKAKEAGERVRETEEKVMKAEEGMKFAEEKTKITEEMLIDLKKIKREKVDEIAQLKEKNKVLESGKSRAENDTEVWKNFFEELEKRVTLLETYTENVSKMESLATKVTARDSTESNKENGEKGTSKIDGFAVVSGSDDLPSSPTCPMNQGFPSDKKSDFEQQAIVIIDIDDENAPPTSLYCLTEKDLIL; encoded by the coding sequence ATGGAGGTTGAGTCTCCGCCTAATTTTAGTGTGGACCAAAGTGATGACGAAGAACTGAGCGTTTCTGAGCTCATTTGTAATCTCAGATCGGCATTCAGGATCTCTGAGTTTGACCGGGTTGAGGAGATTCTGATCAATAGAGAAAACAAGATGAAGAAACAAATCACTCAGTTGGAGTCTGAGATTATCCAATTTGATCTTGAGGTCAAGAGGCTGAGGATAGTGAGTAGTGAGAGTAGAATTTCAAGAGAGAATTATGAGATCATGAGGGAGAGAGTGAAGGTGGCTGAAGAGGGAATGAAATTGGCTAAGGAGAAAGCAAGAGAGCTTGGTGAAAAAGTAAAAGAGACAGAGGGAAAGTTTATGAAAGCTGAAGGGGGAATGAAATTGGCTGAGTTGAAAGCAAGAGAGCTTGGTGAAAAGGTATTAGAGACAGAGGGAAAGGTTATAGAAGCTGAGGAGGGAAGGAAATTGGCCGAGGAGAAAGCAAGAGAAGCCGGTGACAAAGTTAGAGAGGCGGAAAAAAGAGTTATGAAAGCTCTGGAGGAAACTAAATTGGCTGAGGAGAAAGCAAGAGAGCTTTGTGAAAAAGTATTGGAGACAGAGGAAAAGGTTATAAAGGCTGAGGAGGGAAGGAAATTGGCTGAGGAGAAAGCAAGAGAAGCTGGTGACAAAGTTAAACAGGCTGAGGAAAGAGTTATGAAAGCTGAGAAAGAAACTAAATGGGCTGAGGAGAAAGCAAGAGAGCTTTGTGGAAAAGTAAGAGAGAAAGAGGGAAAGGTTATAAAAGCTGAGGAGGGAACGAAATTGGCTAAGGAGAAAGCAAGAGAAGCTGTTGAACAGGTTAGAGAGGCGGAAAAAAGAGTTATGAAAGCTCTGGAGGAAACTAAGTTGGCTGAGGAGAAAGCAAGAAAGCTTAATGAAAAAGTATTAGAGATGGAGGAAAAGGTTATGAAAGCACAGGAGGGAATGAAATTGGCTGAGGAGAAAGCCAGAGAAGCTGGTGACAAAGTTAGAGAGGTTGAGGAAAGAGTTATGAAAGCTGAGGAGGGAATGAAGTTGGCTGAGGAGAAAGTAAGAGAAGCTGGTGAAAAAGTAAGAGAGACAGAGGAAAAAGTTATAAAAGCTGAAGAGGGAATGAAATTGTCTGAGGAGAAAGCAAGAGAAGCTGGTGAAAAAGTGAGGGAGGCTGAGGGAAGAGTTATGAAAGCTGAGGTGGAAACTAAATTGGCTAGGGAGAATGCTAAAAAAACAGAAGAAATGTTAGAACGGTTGCTGAAAAATTTGAAGATGGCTGAAGCGAAAGCAAAAGAAGCTGGTGAAAGAGTAAGAGAGACAGAGGAAAAGGTTATGAAAGCTGAAGAGGGAATGAAATTTGCTGAGGAGAAAACTAAAATAACAGAAGAAATGTTGATAGATTTGAAGAagattaagagagaaaaagtggATGAGATTGCTCAGCTCAAGGAGAAGAACAAGGTTTTAGAGTCTGGGAAAAGTAGAGCTGAGAATGATACTGAAGTTTGGAAGAATTTTTTTGAAGAATTGGAGAAAAGGGTCACCTTGCTAGAAACTTATACAGAAAATGTTTCAAAAATGGAATCTCTGGCTACAAAGGTAACAGCCAGAGATTCCACTGAGTCTAACAAGGAAAATGGGGAGAAGGGTACAAGTAAAATTGATGGATTTGCTGTTGTTTCGGGTTCTGATGATCTTCCTTCATCTCCAACTTGTCCAATGAACCAAGGTTTTCCAA
- the LOC115716321 gene encoding uncharacterized protein LOC115716321 — protein sequence MEVESPPGFSMDQSDDERAELSISELICNLRSAFRISDFDRVEEILINKENKMKKQITELESEIIQFDLEVKRLRIVSSENRISRENDEIMEERVKVAEEGMKLAEMKAREAGDKIRETEEKVVKAEEGKKLAEEGMKLAEEKARKLGEKVREKEEKVIKAEEGTKLAEEKAREAVDRVREAEDRVMKAQEGMKLAEEKVRETREKVIKAEEGMKLAEEKARAAGETVREAEERVMKAEVETKLARENSKKTEEILERLRIDLKMADEKAKEAGEKVRETEEKVIKAEEGMKLAEEKTKITEEMWMDLKKIEREKVVEIAQLKEKIKVLESGKNRAEDDNEVREKLFEEFEKRAILLEAETETALKMESLVSKVTAIGSTESNKANGEKDTCKNDGFAVVSGSDHFPSSPTCLINQDFPSDKKSDFDEGYGMGYRNLHDIGLIDLADWDIKPILSKRKRSCSPNVSESKLKLDGTCTNDDDVENISLSRYVQLECEYKTREDISSQTTLNKLTVGNKTDAFNFEVSSSSESYDYIDLFDGLMTDFN from the exons ATGGAGGTTGAGTCTCCGCCTGGTTTTAGTATGGACCAAAGTGATGACGAAAGAGCTGAACTGAGCATTTCTGAGCTCATTTGTAATCTCAGATCGGCATTCAGGATCTCTGATTTTGACCGGGTTGAGGAGATTCTGATCAATAAAGAGAACAAGATGAAGAAACAAATCACTGAGTTGGAGTCTGAGATTATCCAATTTGATCTTGAGGTCAAGAGGCTGAGGATAGTGAGTAGTGAGAATAGAATTTCGAGAGAGAATGACGAGATCATGGAGGAGAGAGTGAAGGTGGCTGAAGAGGGAATGAAATTGGCTGAGATGAAAGCAAGAGAAGCTGGTGACAAAATTAGAGAGACAGAGGAAAAGGTTGTAAAAGCTGAAGAGGGAAAGAAATTGGCTGAAGAAGGAATGAAATTGGCTGAGGAGAAAGCAAGAAAGCTTGGTGAAAAAGTAAGAGAGAAAGAGGAAAAGGTTATAAAAGCCGAAGAGGGAACAAAATTGGCTGAGGAGAAAGCAAGAGAAGCTGTTGACAGAGTTAGAGAGGCTGAGGATAGAGTTATGAAAGCTCAGGAGGGAATGAAATTGGCTGAGGAGAAAGTAAGAGAGACACGGGAAAAAGTTATAAAAGCTGAAGAGGGAATGAAATTGGCTGAGGAGAAAGCGAGAGCAGCTGGTGAAACAGTGAGAGAGGCTGAGGAAAGAGTTATGAAAGCTGAGGTGGAAACGAAGTTGGCTAGGGAGAATTCTAAGAAAACAGAAGAAATTTTAGAACGATTGCGGATAGATTTGAAGATGGCTGATGAGAAAGCAAAAGAAGCTGGTGAAAAAGTAAGAGAGACAGAGGAAAAGGTTATAAAAGCTGAAGAGGGAATGAAATTAGCTGAGGAGAAAACTAAAATAACTGAAGAAATGTGGATGGATTTAAAGaagattgagagagaaaaagtgGTTGAGATTGCTCAGCTCAAGGAGAAGATCAAGGTTTTAGAGTCTGGGAAAAATAGAGCTGAGGATGATAATGAAGTTCGGGAGAAACTTTTTGAGGAATTTGAGAAAAGGGCAATCTTGTTAGAAGCTGAAACAGAAACTGCTTTGAAAATGGAATCTCTGGTTTCAAAGGTAACGGCCATAGGTTCCACTGAGTCTAATAAAGCAAACGGGGAGAAGGATACATGCAAAAATGATGGATTTGCTGTTGTTTCGGGATCTGATCATTTTCCTTCATCTCCAACTTGTCTAATAAACCAAGattttccaa GTGACAAGAAATCTGATTTTGATGAAGGTTATGGAATGGGATATAGAAATTTGCATGATATAGGCCTTATAGATTTGGCAGATTGGGATATTAAGCCCATACTGTCTAAACGAAAAAGATCTTGTTCCCCTAATGTAAGTGAGAGCAAGCTGAAGCTTGATGGTACATGTACAAATGATGATGATGTTGAGAACATATCTCTATCAAGATATGTTCAACTTGAATGTGAATACAAGACAAGAGAAGACATAAGCTCTCAAACTACTCTTAACAAGCTAACAGTTGGTAATAAGACTGATGCTTTCAATTTTGAGGTTAGTTCCTCATCTGAAAGTTATGATTACATTGATTTGTTCGACGGTTTGATGACAGACTTTAACTAA
- the LOC133038518 gene encoding uncharacterized protein LOC133038518, which translates to MELRKRGMPLLANCGRCLQQEEDIPHALWGCPKIQKIWKQLGYSKFTDLIGLNASAFLWWQWEHLSKEEFIRFVGYTWLIWQRRNQFIFQHRDPGINFWIPWAIETIEHQVGQQKTSPGPPPSKPILLWQSPPKDFFIINTDASLVHVQEGCGISAIIRNEAGGLIVAEIVYTPGCMAVNLVEDAAILLRLKLAIKWSISNVWVASDSKTMISAITNGASSPTDWGHLFEVWTDSLPSCAAAFLIADVPSVA; encoded by the exons ATGGAATTGAGAAAGAGAGGAATGCCCTTATTAGCCAACTGTGGCAGGTGCTTGCAACAAGAGGAGGATATACCTCATGCATTATGGGGCTGTCCTAAGATTCAAAAAATATGGAAGCAACTGGGTTATTCCAAGTTTACAGATCTCATTGGCCTTAATGCCTCGGCCTTCCTTTGGTGGCAATGGGAACATCTCTCAAAGGAGGAGTTCATCCGTTTTGTGGGTTATACTTGGTTGATTTGGCAACGACGCAACCAGTTCATTTTTCAACACAGGGACCCGGGCATTAACTTCTGGATTCCTTGGGCGATAGAGACCATAGAACATCAAGTGGGACAGCAAAAAACCAGTCCAGGCCCTCCTCCTTCAAAGCCTATTCTTCTCTGGCAGTCCCCTCCCAAGGATTTTTTCATAATCAATACGGATGCTTCACTGGTTCACGTGCAGGAAGGCTGTGGAATAAGTGCGATAATTCGTAACGAAGCTGGCGGATTAATTGTTGCTGAAATTGTATACACACCTGGTTGTATGGCTGTCAACTTAGTCGAAGATGCTGCTATTCTTTTGCGACTTAAGCTAGCCATTAAATGGTCCATCTCAAACGTGTGGGTAGCCTCGGACAGCAAAACAATGATATCTGCTATTACTAATGGTGCTTCTTCTCCAACCGATTGGGGGCATTTG TTCGAAGTATGGACTGATAGTTTACCTTCTTGTGCTGCTGCTTTTTTAATAGCAGATGTGCCTAGTGTTGCTTag
- the LOC115718127 gene encoding COP1-interactive protein 1-like, giving the protein MDSEKLEQLKMTKAEIEKKVTTILRLLKNEGQGKRKKAKKETELLGLVENFYKDYQSLYELYDNLIISQPRTRVIHGRKKHKECSSNSSSDSEYYSSEEIHTNKGEKFVFEAVNLEVLEMKNKLASLSEENDNLRSECEANLTKLQKIEVELDEKDRGILEQIKFNEELRLELDNKEGENSLLMRKIKENEESFELKIEEMRAQINCLSSQKGELEEILVCEREKGVAQVKDLVKQINFMKNEVESIRGEVLDKMVKIESLNEELLARKVLVEKKMVEDQKGQDDQVNESEQEKKQLDYLKSKKEESEFQQEVKEHSKSNNKSMKGLALNNKENKQNPQIVAKKMEDLAEKFRDGFENKFRLLSRRILITEQLNTENKESYMKMKEKYEKENKALEEKIAAYENGQRNSNINIKEKEIITTLVECAMSNLESIVRNFEDKNENFLVHISKVSSEVKFASGEMRRLKHNVDSLVKKLDGKEEEEVLLRDKVWNLEAKVSKEGGEKLNLMQEIDQLEKKVGKYEKKIREKEERLLCLGDEKREAIRQLCMLVEYHQTRFDHLKQLLSISSLNCMKTTASDGLRKSFKVAHCA; this is encoded by the exons ATGGATTCTGAAAAATTAGAACAGCTGAAAATGACTAAAGCAG AGATTGAGAAGAAAGTGACAACAATCTTGAGGCTACTCAAGAATGAAGGGCaaggaaagagaaagaaagcCAAAAAAGAGACAGAACTACTTGGATTGGTTGAGAATTTTTACAAGGATTACCAATCACTCTATGAATTGTATGATAATCTTATTATATCACAACCAAGAACAAGAGTAATTCATGGAAGAAAAAAACACAAGGAATGTTCTTCTAATTCTAGCTCAGATTCCGAGTACTATTCGTCTGAGGAAATCCACACAAACAAAGGCGAAAAATTTGTATTTGAAGCTGTGAATCTTGAAGTTCTTGAGATGAAGAACAAATTGGCTTCATTGAGTGAAGAAAATGACAATTTGAGATCAGAATGTGAAGCTAATTTGACTAAGTTACAAAAAATCGAGGTCGAGTTGGATGAGAAAGACAGAGGAATTTTAGAGCAAATTAAGTTTAATGAAGAGTTGAGATTGGAATTGGATAATAAAGAAGGCGAAAACTCTCTTCTCATGAGGAAAATCAAGGAGAATGAGGAGAGTTTCGAGTTGAAAATCGAAGAGATGAGGGCGCAGATTAATTGTTTGAGTTCTCAAAAAGGTGAATTGGAAGAAATTTTAGTATGTGAAAGAGAAAAAGGTGTAGCTCAAGTAAAGGACTTAGTGAAACAGAtcaattttatgaaaaatgaaGTTGAGTCAATTAGAGGTGAAGTTTTGGATAAAATGGTTAAGATTGAGTCTTTGAATGAAGAGTTATTGGCTAGAAAGGTGTTAGTTGAGAAGAAAATGGTTGAAGATCAAAAGGGTCAAGATGATCAAGTCAATGAGAGTGAGCAAGAGAAAAAACAGTTGGATTACTTAAAGAGCAAGAAAGAAGAATCGGAGTTTCAACAAGAGGTAAAAGAACACTCCAAAAGTAATAATAAATCAATGAAGGGTTTAGCTTTGAATAACAAGGAAAATAAGCAAAACCCTCAAATTGTAGCGAAAAAGATGGAAGATTTGGCAGAGAAATTTAGGGATGGTTTCGAAAACAAGTTTCGGTTACTTAGTAGGAGAATCTTGATAACAGAACAATTGAACACTGAGAACAAAGAAAGCTACATGAAGATGAAAGAGAAGTatgagaaagaaaataaagcATTGGAAGAAAAGATTGCAGCTTATGAAAATGGGCAAAGAAATAGTAATATTAATATCAAAGAGAAAGAGATTATAACAACATTAGTAGAGTGTGCAATGAGTAATTTGGAGTCAATTGTTAGGAATTTTGAGGATAAAAATGAGAACTTTTTGGTCCATATTTCAAAAGTGTCAAGTGAGGTTAAATTTGCAAGTGGTGAAATGAGAAGGCTAAAGCATAATGTGGATTCATTGGTGAAAAAGTTAGATGGTAAAGAAGAAGAGGAGGTTTTGCTGAGAGACAAGGTGTGGAATTTAGAAGCTAAAGTGAGCAAAGAAGGAGGTGAAAAGTTGAACTTGATGCAAGAAATTGACCAACTTGAGAAAAAAGTTGGGAAATATGAGaagaaaattagagagaaagaagagaggCTTTTGTGTCTTGGTGATGAGAAGAGAGAAGCTATAAGACAGCTTTGTATGTTGGTTGAATATCATCAAACTCGTTTCGACCATCTCAAACAACTCCTCTCAATATCGAGTTTAAATTGTATGAAGACTACTGCTAGTGATGGACTCAGAAAATCTTTCAAAGTAGCTCATTGTGCATAA